In Cupriavidus taiwanensis, the following proteins share a genomic window:
- a CDS encoding PLP-dependent aminotransferase family protein — protein MATGSIQDDAITAGWDLRITTSGVARYLQIVEYIEQAIGDGRLIAGDRVPPQRSLAQALGVDLTTVTRAYNEARRRQLIEARGALGTFIAAPRAELARVVDMSMNVPPPPAGVDFQDLLRRGLSQVLLRSDPQLLMTYQLGGGSAADRAAGALWLAPMFGQVDTARLVVCPGAQAALAAVILGRTRPGEAIVTEPLAYPGIRAAAAQLGRRVVVAPCDADGMRPDALAAARAEGATLAYLNPTAQNPTTHTMPPSRRAELASAAERCDIALLEDDPYWLLTPSAPPPLARFAPARTYYVATLSKALSPGLRTAYVLLPEGRGSDDLLAPLRAFALMPAPMTAALATQWIHDGSAMQLLEGIRVEALARRALASRWLSGMGQLPPSGIHVWHRLPSHWSAQQLASAALAEDLRVTPSDVFWDGAGAPNAIRISLGGVDDRARLAHALRRLAALLERGPRQHPITIV, from the coding sequence TTGGCGACGGGGTCCATACAAGATGACGCGATCACGGCCGGATGGGATCTGCGGATCACCACCTCCGGCGTCGCCCGCTACCTGCAGATCGTCGAATACATCGAGCAGGCCATCGGCGACGGGCGGCTCATTGCCGGCGACCGCGTGCCGCCGCAGCGCAGCCTGGCGCAAGCGCTCGGCGTCGACCTGACCACGGTCACGCGCGCCTACAACGAGGCCCGGCGGCGCCAGCTGATCGAGGCCAGGGGCGCGCTCGGGACGTTTATCGCCGCGCCGCGAGCGGAGCTGGCGCGGGTGGTCGACATGAGCATGAACGTGCCGCCGCCGCCGGCGGGCGTGGATTTCCAGGACCTGTTGCGGCGCGGCCTGAGCCAGGTCCTGCTGCGCAGCGATCCGCAGCTGCTGATGACCTACCAGCTCGGTGGCGGCAGTGCCGCGGACCGCGCGGCGGGGGCGCTCTGGCTTGCGCCGATGTTCGGGCAGGTCGACACCGCGCGGCTGGTGGTATGCCCCGGCGCGCAGGCCGCGCTGGCCGCCGTGATCCTAGGCCGCACCCGGCCCGGCGAGGCGATCGTGACCGAGCCGCTGGCCTATCCCGGCATCCGCGCCGCGGCGGCGCAGCTGGGCCGGCGCGTGGTGGTCGCGCCGTGCGACGCGGACGGGATGCGGCCCGACGCGCTCGCCGCCGCCCGCGCCGAGGGCGCCACGCTTGCCTACCTCAACCCGACCGCGCAGAACCCCACCACCCACACCATGCCGCCCTCGCGAAGGGCCGAGCTGGCCAGCGCGGCCGAGCGCTGCGACATCGCGCTGCTCGAGGACGATCCCTACTGGCTGCTGACGCCGTCCGCACCGCCGCCGCTGGCGCGCTTTGCTCCCGCCCGCACCTACTACGTCGCGACGCTGTCCAAGGCGCTGAGTCCGGGCTTGCGCACCGCCTATGTGCTGTTGCCCGAAGGCCGCGGCAGCGACGACCTGCTGGCGCCGCTGCGCGCCTTCGCGCTGATGCCCGCGCCCATGACGGCGGCCCTGGCGACGCAATGGATCCACGACGGCTCGGCCATGCAGCTGCTCGAAGGCATCCGCGTCGAAGCGCTGGCGCGCCGGGCCCTGGCCAGCCGCTGGCTGAGCGGGATGGGCCAGCTGCCGCCCAGCGGCATCCACGTATGGCACCGGCTGCCGTCCCACTGGTCCGCGCAGCAGCTGGCCAGCGCCGCGCTGGCGGAAGATTTGCGCGTCACGCCCTCCGATGTGTTCTGGGATGGCGCGGGCGCGCCCAATGCCATTCGGATTTCGCTGGGCGGCGTCGACGACCGGGCCCGGCTGGCGCACGCGCTGCGCCGGCTGGCGGCGCTGCTGGAGCGCGGGCCCCGGCAGCATCCGATCACGATCGTCTAG
- a CDS encoding response regulator — protein MDAHTDHILVVDDDREIRELVSTYLAKNGLRVTVAQDGRQMRSFLEANAVDLIVLDVMMPGDDGLVLCRELRAGKHKATPILMLTARSDETDRIVGLEMGADDYLAKPFAARELLARIKAVLRRTRMLPPNLQITEAGRLLAFGDWQLDTTARHLLDQEGIIVALSGAEYRLLRVFVDHPQRVLNRDQLLSLTQGREAEMFERSIDLLVSRLRQHLKDDAREPRYIKTVRSEGYVFSMPVEIVEARQ, from the coding sequence ATGGACGCACACACCGACCATATCCTGGTTGTTGACGACGACCGGGAAATCCGGGAACTGGTATCGACCTATCTGGCCAAGAATGGGCTGCGCGTGACCGTGGCCCAGGATGGCAGGCAGATGCGGTCGTTCCTGGAGGCCAATGCCGTCGACCTGATCGTGCTGGACGTGATGATGCCGGGCGACGATGGCCTGGTGCTGTGCCGTGAGCTGCGAGCCGGCAAGCACAAGGCCACCCCGATACTGATGCTGACCGCGCGCAGCGACGAGACCGATCGCATCGTCGGCCTTGAAATGGGCGCCGACGACTACCTGGCCAAGCCCTTCGCCGCGCGCGAGCTGCTGGCCCGCATCAAGGCGGTGCTGCGCCGGACCCGGATGCTTCCGCCCAACCTGCAGATCACCGAGGCCGGGCGCTTGCTCGCCTTTGGCGACTGGCAACTGGACACCACCGCGCGCCACCTGCTTGACCAGGAGGGCATCATCGTTGCCCTGAGCGGGGCGGAATACCGTCTGCTGCGCGTCTTTGTCGACCATCCCCAGCGCGTGCTCAACCGCGACCAGCTGCTCAGCCTTACCCAGGGCCGCGAAGCCGAGATGTTCGAACGCTCGATCGATCTGCTGGTCAGCCGCCTGCGCCAGCATCTCAAGGACGACGCCCGCGAGCCGCGCTACATCAAGACCGTGCGCAGCGAAGGCTATGTCTTCTCGATGCCGGTGGAGATCGTGGAGGCGCGCCAGTGA
- a CDS encoding sensor histidine kinase, with translation MGARLFLILLAGLIVAHGLSFGVLFAERYITARQVMLGTLETDVSTSIAILDRLPAAERPQWLKHVNRGNYQYMLGPGLPGVPEMSAQAKEVADRIMEASGGRFPVKVESIPGQGKRMQAHLTLSDGSPLTIDVHPKPAPVAQWLPYVLVIQLLLLVVCSWLAVRLAIRPLVALANAADALDPNASAPPLSETGPTELARAARAFNAMRERIARFVEERVQILAAISHDLQTPITRMKLRAEMAEDSDDKRKLMHDLTEIETLVKEGLAYARAAHGNGEKPSRIDIGSFVDSLVYDYQDTGKAVTILQRVDGAIVTRPHALRRILTNLTDNAIKFGGAAELSLRREDGGAVVISVLDRGPGIPAEQLESVLQPFVRLEASRNRETGGTGLGLAIAHQLALAIGGALTLRNRDGGGLEAQLRLG, from the coding sequence ATGGGCGCACGGTTGTTCCTGATCCTGCTGGCGGGGCTGATCGTCGCGCATGGCCTGTCGTTCGGCGTGCTGTTTGCAGAGCGCTATATCACCGCGCGCCAGGTCATGCTCGGCACCCTGGAGACCGACGTCTCCACGTCGATCGCCATCCTGGACCGCCTGCCCGCGGCGGAGCGCCCACAGTGGCTGAAGCACGTGAATCGCGGCAACTATCAATACATGCTGGGGCCGGGCCTGCCCGGCGTGCCGGAGATGTCAGCGCAGGCCAAGGAGGTTGCCGACCGGATCATGGAGGCGAGCGGCGGCCGCTTCCCGGTCAAGGTCGAGTCCATCCCCGGCCAGGGCAAGCGCATGCAGGCCCACCTGACCCTCAGCGACGGCAGCCCGCTGACCATCGACGTGCACCCGAAGCCGGCGCCGGTCGCGCAATGGCTGCCCTATGTGCTGGTGATCCAGCTGCTGCTGCTGGTGGTGTGCAGCTGGCTTGCCGTGCGGCTGGCCATACGCCCGCTGGTGGCGCTGGCCAATGCCGCCGACGCGCTCGACCCGAACGCCAGTGCCCCGCCATTGAGCGAGACCGGGCCTACCGAGCTGGCGCGTGCCGCGCGCGCCTTCAATGCCATGCGTGAGCGCATTGCCAGGTTTGTCGAGGAGCGCGTGCAGATCCTGGCCGCGATCTCGCACGACCTGCAGACGCCGATCACGCGCATGAAGCTGCGCGCCGAAATGGCGGAAGACTCCGACGACAAGCGCAAGCTCATGCACGACCTCACCGAGATCGAGACGCTGGTGAAGGAGGGCCTGGCTTACGCACGCGCCGCGCACGGCAATGGCGAAAAGCCATCGCGGATCGATATCGGTTCGTTCGTCGACAGCCTGGTCTACGACTACCAGGACACCGGCAAGGCCGTGACGATCCTGCAGCGTGTCGATGGCGCCATCGTGACGCGCCCGCACGCCTTGCGCCGCATCCTGACCAACCTGACTGACAACGCCATCAAGTTTGGCGGGGCGGCGGAACTGAGCTTGCGCCGCGAGGACGGTGGCGCGGTGGTCATCAGCGTGCTCGACCGCGGGCCAGGCATTCCGGCGGAGCAGCTCGAGTCCGTGCTGCAACCGTTTGTCCGGCTTGAGGCATCGCGCAACCGGGAGACCGGCGGCACGGGCCTGGGCCTTGCGATTGCGCACCAGCTCGCGCTGGCGATCGGCGGTGCGCTGACGCTGCGCAATCGCGACGGCGGTGGCCTGGAGGCGCAACTCAGGCTGGGCTGA
- a CDS encoding efflux transporter outer membrane subunit: MPQSPSRPPLQPIRAGIARLVPTLLAASVAVSLAACAVGPDYRTPASDMPAAYPHGAALEAREATQPAPSLDSWWLGFDDPALTRVIQRALEQNLDLAAAISRVDQARAAARHAGAELLPRAALSASASKQRQSLEGPLGSLGKNAPGFERNTTLYTAGVGASWEIDVAGGLRRGAEAASAEAQAAEADHMGVRVLVAAEAADAYFRVRGAQQRIAIAQQQVRTNARLLELVQLRLADGIGAERERAQAEAQVAQTRVTIPPLQIELETQLNRLDVLMGAHPGTYAAELLTPTELGAVPQIAVAQSPATLLQRRPDVIAAERRLAASSARIGVATAEYYPKLSLSALLGFESLSAGKLFTASAFQPAAIAGLRWRLFDFGRVDAEVAQAKGANAEALATYRKAMLRATEDVENAIIALTQLELQRKELAVEVAAHARARGAAEDAYKGGAVSLFEVLEEDRLLLAARDQQARVGADNARAAVATFRALGGGW, from the coding sequence ATGCCGCAAAGTCCATCCCGCCCGCCGCTCCAGCCCATCCGCGCCGGTATCGCGCGCCTGGTGCCGACCCTGCTCGCGGCGAGCGTCGCAGTCAGCCTGGCCGCCTGCGCCGTCGGCCCCGACTACCGCACGCCCGCCTCGGACATGCCCGCGGCCTATCCGCATGGTGCGGCGCTGGAAGCCCGGGAAGCCACGCAGCCCGCGCCGTCACTGGACAGCTGGTGGCTGGGCTTTGACGATCCCGCGCTGACGCGCGTCATCCAGCGTGCGCTGGAGCAGAACCTAGACCTCGCGGCTGCCATTTCCCGGGTTGACCAGGCCCGCGCCGCGGCCCGCCACGCCGGCGCCGAACTGCTGCCACGGGCAGCGCTGTCCGCAAGCGCAAGCAAGCAGCGCCAGTCGCTGGAGGGTCCCTTGGGCAGCCTCGGCAAAAACGCCCCGGGCTTTGAGCGCAACACGACGCTGTACACCGCGGGCGTGGGGGCCAGCTGGGAGATCGACGTGGCCGGCGGCCTGCGGCGCGGCGCGGAGGCTGCCAGCGCGGAAGCCCAGGCCGCCGAAGCCGACCACATGGGCGTGCGCGTGCTGGTGGCCGCGGAGGCGGCCGATGCCTACTTCCGCGTGCGCGGCGCGCAGCAACGCATCGCCATCGCGCAGCAGCAGGTGCGGACCAATGCCAGGTTGCTTGAACTGGTGCAGCTTCGGCTGGCCGATGGCATCGGCGCCGAGCGGGAGCGGGCCCAGGCAGAGGCGCAGGTCGCGCAGACCCGCGTGACGATCCCGCCGCTGCAGATTGAACTGGAGACACAGCTGAATCGCCTGGATGTATTGATGGGCGCGCATCCGGGCACCTATGCAGCCGAACTCCTGACGCCGACCGAGCTCGGCGCCGTGCCGCAGATCGCCGTGGCGCAGAGTCCGGCCACCCTGCTGCAGCGCCGCCCCGACGTGATTGCCGCGGAGCGCCGGCTGGCGGCATCCAGCGCCCGCATCGGCGTGGCAACCGCCGAGTACTACCCGAAGCTGTCGCTGTCAGCGCTGCTCGGCTTCGAGAGCCTCTCCGCCGGCAAGCTGTTCACGGCGTCGGCCTTCCAGCCTGCGGCCATCGCGGGGCTGCGCTGGCGGCTGTTCGACTTCGGCAGGGTGGACGCAGAGGTGGCGCAGGCCAAAGGCGCCAATGCCGAGGCCCTGGCCACCTATCGCAAGGCCATGCTGCGCGCCACCGAGGACGTGGAGAACGCAATCATTGCCCTGACCCAGCTGGAATTGCAGCGCAAGGAGCTGGCCGTGGAAGTGGCGGCCCACGCCCGCGCACGCGGCGCCGCCGAAGACGCCTACAAGGGCGGCGCGGTCAGCCTGTTCGAAGTGCTGGAAGAAGACCGCCTGCTGCTGGCCGCGCGCGACCAGCAGGCACGTGTGGGCGCCGACAATGCCCGTGCCGCGGTGGCAACGTTCCGTGCCCTGGGGGGCGGCTGGTAG
- a CDS encoding HlyD family secretion protein, translated as MSSNTLTERAGTEPVPASKSRPSAKRLLATGVLAVAGLAGIGYGYHWWTSARFLQATDDAYVGGDVTVIGAKVGGYIAEVAVADNQTVHAGDLLVRIDDRDYRAALAKAEGAVAAQQALLANLDATAHLQEAVIAQARAGMAAANADTVRARDDQARYASLVAKAAVSIQSSQKADSDYKQAQANGDKARASLLAAQRQLEVIGTQKQQAQAALAQAIAERDIAKLNLGYTELRAPVDGTVGNRRARVGAFAGAGTQLLSIVPASGLWVDANFKEGQLAHMRPGMPVEIEADVLPGRVFHGHVASLAPATGAQFSVLPPENATGNFTKIVQRVPVRIRLDEADARLGVLRPGLSVIAQVNTLPGKQVR; from the coding sequence ATGAGCAGCAACACACTGACTGAACGGGCGGGTACCGAACCTGTTCCCGCGTCGAAATCCAGGCCCAGCGCCAAACGCCTGCTGGCGACGGGCGTGCTGGCTGTCGCCGGGCTGGCCGGGATCGGCTATGGCTACCACTGGTGGACGTCCGCCCGCTTCCTGCAGGCTACCGACGACGCCTACGTCGGCGGCGATGTCACGGTGATCGGCGCCAAGGTCGGTGGCTACATCGCGGAAGTGGCGGTGGCGGACAACCAGACCGTCCATGCTGGCGACTTGCTGGTCCGCATCGACGACCGCGACTACCGCGCCGCACTGGCCAAGGCCGAGGGCGCGGTCGCTGCGCAGCAGGCACTGCTCGCCAACCTCGATGCCACCGCGCACTTGCAGGAGGCGGTGATTGCCCAGGCCAGGGCCGGCATGGCGGCGGCCAATGCGGACACCGTGCGGGCGCGTGACGACCAGGCGCGCTACGCCAGCCTGGTGGCAAAGGCGGCGGTCTCGATCCAGAGCTCGCAAAAGGCCGACTCGGATTACAAGCAGGCGCAGGCCAATGGCGACAAGGCGCGCGCCTCGCTGCTGGCCGCGCAGCGCCAGCTGGAAGTCATCGGCACGCAGAAGCAGCAGGCCCAGGCAGCGCTGGCACAGGCCATTGCTGAGCGCGACATCGCGAAGCTGAACCTGGGCTACACCGAGTTGCGCGCGCCGGTTGATGGCACCGTGGGCAACCGGCGGGCCCGCGTCGGCGCCTTTGCCGGCGCCGGCACCCAGTTGCTGTCGATCGTGCCGGCCAGCGGCTTGTGGGTGGACGCCAATTTCAAGGAAGGACAGCTGGCGCACATGCGCCCCGGCATGCCGGTAGAGATAGAAGCCGATGTCCTGCCGGGACGAGTCTTCCATGGCCATGTGGCCAGCCTGGCGCCGGCCACCGGCGCGCAGTTCAGCGTGTTGCCGCCGGAGAATGCCACCGGCAACTTCACCAAGATCGTTCAGCGCGTGCCGGTGCGGATCCGCCTGGATGAGGCGGATGCCCGGCTTGGCGTGCTGCGTCCGGGCCTGTCGGTCATCGCGCAGGTCAATACGTTGCCCGGCAAGCAGGTGCGGTGA
- a CDS encoding DHA2 family efflux MFS transporter permease subunit: MTTTSLATPAAAPPLDTPEAMSTSAKVFAFGTMCVGMFIALLDIQIVSASLRDIGGALSAGADETVWVQTSYLIAEIIVIPLSGWLSRVMSTRWLFAASAAGFTVTSLLCGVAWDINSMIVFRALQGFLGGSMIPMVFTTAFAFFVGPQRVIAAATVGGLASLAPTLGPTIGGWITDNFSWHWLFFINLVPGIFVTIAVPLMVKVDRPNWSLLRGADYLGMGLMALFLGCLEYTLEEGPRWDWFGDDVILATGWISGLSGVAFIWRTLTYANPLVDLRALKDRNFALGCFFSFVTGIGIFATIYLTPLFLGRVRGFSALDIGLAVFSTGVFQMASIPLYAFLANRVDLRWLMMVGLGLFAVSMWYFAPITHDWGAAQLLLPQALRGMAQQFAVAPTVTLTLGSLPPERLKLASGLFNLMRNLGGAIGIAACATALNNRGNLHFLREAEHLNIRNEAMGGMLQGIASEFMAAGHDALDAQTAALRQLWGLAWREAQTQTFGDIFLMILVCFAIATAMVPLMRKVAPPKAPSADAH; encoded by the coding sequence ATGACTACCACCAGCCTGGCCACTCCCGCTGCCGCGCCACCCCTGGACACGCCGGAGGCGATGTCCACCAGCGCCAAGGTGTTTGCCTTCGGCACCATGTGCGTGGGTATGTTTATCGCTTTGCTGGATATTCAGATCGTATCGGCGTCATTGCGCGATATCGGCGGCGCGCTCTCGGCCGGCGCCGATGAGACCGTCTGGGTGCAGACCAGCTACCTGATCGCCGAGATCATCGTCATTCCCTTGTCCGGGTGGCTTTCGCGCGTCATGTCGACACGCTGGCTGTTCGCCGCCTCGGCGGCGGGCTTTACGGTAACCAGCCTGCTGTGCGGGGTGGCATGGGACATCAACAGCATGATCGTGTTCCGCGCCTTGCAAGGTTTCCTGGGCGGTTCGATGATCCCGATGGTGTTTACCACGGCCTTTGCCTTCTTCGTCGGCCCGCAGCGTGTCATCGCCGCCGCCACCGTCGGTGGGCTGGCTTCGCTGGCGCCGACGCTGGGGCCCACCATCGGCGGCTGGATCACCGACAACTTCTCCTGGCACTGGCTGTTCTTCATCAACCTGGTGCCAGGCATCTTCGTCACCATCGCGGTGCCGCTGATGGTCAAGGTCGACCGGCCCAACTGGTCGCTGCTGCGCGGTGCCGACTACCTGGGCATGGGGCTGATGGCGCTGTTCCTGGGCTGCCTCGAATACACCCTGGAAGAAGGGCCGCGCTGGGACTGGTTCGGGGATGACGTGATCCTGGCCACCGGCTGGATCTCCGGCCTGTCGGGCGTGGCCTTCATCTGGCGCACGCTGACCTATGCCAACCCCTTGGTGGACCTGCGCGCGCTCAAGGACCGCAACTTCGCGCTCGGCTGCTTCTTCTCCTTTGTCACCGGCATCGGCATCTTTGCCACCATCTACTTGACGCCGCTGTTCCTGGGGCGGGTGCGCGGCTTCAGCGCGCTGGACATCGGGCTGGCGGTGTTTTCCACCGGCGTGTTCCAGATGGCATCGATCCCGCTCTATGCCTTCCTGGCCAACCGGGTCGACCTGCGCTGGCTGATGATGGTCGGGCTTGGACTGTTCGCGGTATCGATGTGGTACTTCGCGCCCATCACGCATGACTGGGGTGCGGCGCAGCTGCTGTTGCCGCAGGCGCTGCGCGGCATGGCGCAGCAGTTCGCGGTGGCGCCGACGGTAACGCTGACGCTGGGCAGCCTGCCGCCGGAGCGGCTCAAGCTGGCGTCGGGGCTGTTCAACCTGATGCGCAACCTGGGCGGCGCGATCGGCATCGCGGCCTGCGCGACCGCGCTCAACAACCGGGGCAACCTGCACTTCCTGCGCGAGGCGGAACACCTGAACATTCGCAATGAAGCCATGGGCGGCATGCTGCAGGGGATCGCCAGCGAGTTCATGGCGGCCGGGCACGATGCACTCGATGCGCAGACCGCGGCGCTGCGGCAATTGTGGGGGCTGGCATGGCGCGAGGCGCAGACCCAGACCTTTGGCGACATCTTCCTGATGATCCTGGTCTGCTTCGCGATCGCCACCGCGATGGTGCCGCTGATGCGCAAGGTGGCCCCGCCCAAGGCGCCGTCTGCAGACGCGCATTGA
- a CDS encoding alpha/beta fold hydrolase produces the protein MSKTVDIPRRGFLSAAAMTLAAAPFGLSQAAPAPTGVSKAPPLPRTTPGTHTSFAPIKQINAGVLNVGYAEAGPATGPVALLLHGWPYDIHSFVDVAPLLAARGYRVIIPHLRGFGSTTFLSADTLRNGQPVAIAADMIALMDALNIRNAVVAGFDWGARTADIMAALWPDRCRGLVAVSGYLIGSQAAGKQPLPPEAELQWWYQFYFSTDRGRAGYQKYTNQFARLIWKLASPQWQFDDATFARSAAAFANPDHVDITIHNYRWRQGLASGEAKFDEFEKRLATAPTISVPTITIEGDANGAPHPEPSAYASKFTGRYEHRNLTGGIGHNPPQEAPTAFAQAVLDIDRP, from the coding sequence ATGTCGAAGACCGTTGATATACCTCGCCGTGGCTTTCTGAGTGCCGCGGCAATGACGCTGGCAGCTGCACCGTTCGGCCTGTCGCAGGCCGCCCCTGCACCGACCGGTGTGTCGAAAGCGCCGCCGCTGCCCCGCACCACGCCGGGCACCCATACCAGCTTCGCGCCGATCAAGCAGATCAACGCCGGCGTGCTGAATGTCGGCTACGCCGAGGCCGGCCCTGCCACCGGGCCGGTCGCGCTGCTGCTGCACGGCTGGCCCTACGATATCCATAGCTTTGTCGACGTGGCGCCGCTGCTGGCGGCCCGCGGCTACCGGGTGATCATTCCCCACCTGCGAGGCTTTGGCTCGACGACCTTCCTGTCTGCCGACACGCTGCGCAACGGGCAGCCCGTGGCCATCGCCGCCGACATGATCGCGCTGATGGACGCGCTGAACATCCGCAACGCCGTCGTGGCCGGCTTTGACTGGGGCGCGCGCACCGCCGACATCATGGCGGCGCTCTGGCCGGACCGCTGCAGGGGGCTGGTTGCGGTCAGCGGCTACCTGATCGGCAGCCAGGCGGCGGGCAAGCAGCCGCTGCCGCCTGAAGCCGAACTCCAGTGGTGGTACCAGTTCTATTTCTCCACGGATCGGGGCCGTGCCGGTTACCAGAAATACACCAACCAGTTCGCGAGGCTGATCTGGAAGCTGGCGTCGCCGCAATGGCAGTTCGATGATGCGACGTTCGCGCGCAGTGCCGCCGCGTTCGCGAATCCCGACCACGTCGACATCACCATTCACAATTACCGCTGGAGGCAGGGCCTGGCTAGCGGCGAAGCGAAGTTCGACGAGTTCGAGAAGCGGCTCGCCACGGCGCCCACCATCAGCGTGCCCACCATCACCATCGAGGGCGATGCCAATGGCGCGCCGCATCCCGAGCCCAGCGCCTATGCCAGCAAGTTTACGGGCAGGTACGAGCACCGGAACCTGACCGGCGGGATTGGCCACAACCCGCCGCAGGAAGCGCCTACCGCCTTTGCGCAGGCGGTGCTCGATATTGACAGGCCCTGA
- a CDS encoding MarR family winged helix-turn-helix transcriptional regulator codes for MEHRLVYLLNVGQRRLHRWIQARTAAGGVTSAQAGLLFFLGRNDGALMSEAATALDLGAPGMSGLADRTERAGLVERRPDEYDRRASRLWLTEAGRLARQRSKASTKVLNTRLTEGFTEAEIDVVARWLTSLQTKFPAADEGEV; via the coding sequence ATGGAACATCGCCTCGTCTATCTCCTGAATGTGGGCCAGCGCCGCCTGCACCGTTGGATACAAGCGCGCACCGCCGCAGGTGGTGTGACTTCGGCCCAGGCCGGGCTCCTTTTCTTTCTGGGCAGGAATGATGGCGCGCTGATGAGCGAGGCCGCCACGGCGCTGGACCTGGGCGCGCCCGGGATGAGCGGCCTGGCCGACCGGACCGAAAGGGCCGGCCTGGTCGAGCGCCGGCCGGATGAGTACGACCGCCGTGCCTCGCGCCTATGGTTGACAGAGGCGGGGCGCCTGGCGCGCCAGCGTTCCAAGGCAAGCACGAAAGTACTGAATACCAGGCTGACCGAAGGTTTCACTGAAGCCGAGATCGACGTGGTGGCGCGCTGGCTGACCAGCCTGCAGACAAAATTTCCGGCAGCCGACGAGGGCGAGGTGTAG
- a CDS encoding enoyl-CoA hydratase, with the protein MTPEIRVDLSGGVLSITLARPDKKNALTNEMYGALADAIEQAQQDPAIRVLLLQGDGDSFTAGNDLGEFAAMAAGNGPGERHVHRFLRALANSIVPIVAAVNGKAVGVGTTMLLHCDYVVLGQDAQLITPFINLALVPEAASSYLLPLRIGHVRAFEMFALGEPLDAQTAVAWGIANKVCANDQLRADARRMAEKIAARPAGSLSAMKQLMRDAEKLVSQMQSESTRFEERLVSAEAREAFSAFAEKRKPDFSRIAGQ; encoded by the coding sequence ATGACCCCGGAAATCCGCGTTGACCTCAGCGGCGGCGTGCTGTCCATCACGCTCGCCCGGCCGGACAAGAAGAATGCCTTGACCAACGAGATGTACGGCGCACTCGCCGACGCGATCGAGCAGGCACAGCAGGACCCGGCCATTCGGGTATTGCTGTTGCAGGGAGACGGGGACAGTTTTACGGCCGGCAATGATCTCGGCGAATTTGCCGCGATGGCCGCGGGAAACGGCCCCGGTGAACGTCACGTGCATCGCTTTCTGCGCGCCCTTGCGAATTCGATCGTGCCGATTGTCGCCGCCGTCAATGGCAAGGCCGTCGGCGTCGGGACCACCATGCTGCTGCATTGCGATTACGTCGTGCTCGGCCAGGACGCGCAACTGATCACGCCTTTCATCAATCTCGCCCTCGTTCCCGAAGCGGCTTCAAGTTACCTGCTCCCCTTGCGGATCGGACACGTCAGGGCCTTCGAGATGTTCGCGCTGGGCGAGCCGCTTGATGCGCAAACCGCCGTCGCATGGGGCATCGCGAACAAGGTCTGCGCCAATGACCAGCTGAGGGCGGACGCGCGTCGGATGGCAGAGAAAATTGCCGCCAGGCCGGCTGGCTCCCTGAGCGCAATGAAGCAGCTCATGCGCGATGCGGAAAAACTGGTTTCGCAGATGCAAAGCGAAAGCACCAGATTCGAGGAGCGGCTGGTCAGCGCTGAAGCCAGGGAAGCCTTCTCAGCCTTCGCCGAAAAGCGCAAACCAGACTTCAGCAGGATTGCCGGACAGTAA
- a CDS encoding winged helix-turn-helix transcriptional regulator, giving the protein MQRKPLGETPCPIARTAARVADSWSVLILREAFYGVTRFDEFQQNLDIAPNMLTRRLNSLVEEGMLERRQYCDRPPRSEYILTERGRDFRQVLLAMLAWGNKHLAPEGESVQLANRRTGLRVEPVLVDPATGRPITDADYHIAPGPAASDGVRRRLSRSAEA; this is encoded by the coding sequence ATGCAGAGGAAGCCACTTGGTGAAACGCCGTGCCCGATCGCACGGACTGCGGCACGCGTTGCCGACAGCTGGAGCGTATTGATTCTGCGCGAAGCCTTTTACGGCGTGACCCGATTCGATGAGTTCCAGCAAAACCTGGATATCGCGCCCAATATGCTCACGCGGCGCCTCAACTCGCTTGTTGAAGAAGGGATGCTGGAGCGTCGCCAGTACTGTGACCGGCCGCCCCGTTCCGAATACATCCTGACCGAGCGCGGGCGCGATTTCCGCCAGGTCCTGCTGGCCATGCTGGCGTGGGGCAACAAGCATCTCGCGCCCGAAGGCGAAAGCGTCCAGTTGGCGAACCGGCGCACCGGCCTGCGCGTGGAGCCCGTGCTGGTCGACCCGGCCACCGGCCGCCCGATCACCGATGCCGACTATCACATTGCCCCCGGCCCCGCCGCCAGCGACGGTGTGCGTCGGCGGCTGTCCCGCTCGGCTGAAGCCTGA